One Vitis riparia cultivar Riparia Gloire de Montpellier isolate 1030 chromosome 4, EGFV_Vit.rip_1.0, whole genome shotgun sequence genomic window carries:
- the LOC117913470 gene encoding uncharacterized protein LOC117913470, translating to MAPLTQSVLSLLSAALLLGFLSDPAAARPCKTLFISSYSVSFHPNFPDQNNPNSAGTAGILTIFTEIRQFNPRPPLTFVDAVEDQHPIERPPRFGLGLGFDSDSLRDRTKDVLSVVVALLFGVGCGALTAATMYLGWSLFSNRHRYSDFDYDDFEDDDVDMSPKKVGYVKIPPPADASTPVAKEAV from the coding sequence ATGGCGCCGTTGACTCAGTCTGTCCTCAGCCTCCTCTCCGCCGCTCTCCTCCTGGGCTTCCTCTCTGATCCGGCCGCTGCTCGTCCCTGCAAAACCCTTTTCATCTCCTCCTACTCCGTATCCTTCCACCCCAATTTCCCCGATCAAAACAACCCTAACTCCGCAGGCACCGCCGGAATTCTCACGATTTTCACTGAGATCCGGCAATTTAACCCCCGTCCGCCACTCACCTTCGTCGACGCCGTCGAGGATCAGCACCCGATCGAGCGTCCGCCGCGATTTGGCCTCGGTCTAGGGTTCGACTCCGACTCCCTCCGCGACCGCACCAAGGACGTGCTCAGCGTTGTGGTGGCGCTGCTCTTCGGCGTCGGCTGTGGCGCTCTCACCGCCGCAACCATGTACTTGGGTTGGTCGCTCTTCTCCAACCGCCACCGCTACTCCGACTTCGATTACGATGACTTTGAGGATGATGACGTTGACATGAGCCCTAAGAAGGTGGGCTATGTGAAGATCCCTCCTCCTGCTGATGCCTCTACTCCCGTGGCAAAAGAGGCGGTATGA